The stretch of DNA TAAAGACTCAAGCGAAGTCGCGGACTTGACCGTGTGGCCATTTCCCTCCGTCAGAATGATCATCTGTTTCAAAATTTCTGGTTCATCGTCTACGATCAGCAAATTCATCTTGCGTATAAAGATGGCACAAATAAGTCCGGATCGCAAAAAATCATCTCGGAAAAGACATAGTTAAAAGAATTTTTATTTTCGTCCATTGAGAGAACAGGGCCCAGTGCCTAACATGAGAATCGACATGTGATCATAAAAAGGAGTATCTCATGCGTTTATCAGTTATGGTTCTTTCAGCTGTTCTTCTTGTCAGCCCACTTACTTTTGCTGGTGGTGGTAAATCCCAATACAAAAAATTGGCGAAACAATGCCGTCAAGAAGGTGTGGCTAAAGCTGACATCAAAAAATGTGTCAAAGAAAAACAAGCAGCTAATAAATAGTTTTAGGAAACCTGACAACGTTGAACTCGACGCAAACGATCGTTGTCCCATCCGTTTAAGCCCCGATTTTATCGGGGCTTTTTTTAAGACATCTTTTGCAAAAGAACTTCGAACTCTGTCCCTTTGCCATCTTTGACCGGACTGCGCACAGACACCTTGCCATCGTGGGCTTCCACCACCGCTTTGACAAACGTGAGGCCTAAGCCCATGCCATATTCCGAACGGCTTTTATCGCTGCGATAAAGCTTTTGCCAGATCATTGAGTGCTCTTCACCCGCAATGCCCGGGCCGGTATCAGTCACTCGCAAGATGACATTTTCAGTTTGGTTGATTGTCTGAATCGTCACTTCACCCCCGTCCGGAGTGTATTTGTGAGCGTTGTCTAAAAGATTGGCAATCACCCGACTGATAAGGCGGGCATCGACCATCGCCCAATCATTGGAATCAAGTTTCAAGGTGACCTTGGTGTTTTTTTCTTCAAAAGCCATCTCATAAAGATCCATGATTTCGCGAACTAAATCACTGATGTATTTCTTTTCAAGCTTGAGCTTACGACTGCGGTTCTCCGCCTCGGTAATATCGGTGAGAACTTGTAAGAAACTAAGAATTTTATCCGAGTTTTCATAACAGCTTTGCAGAGCTTCGCGGTAAGACTCGACATCTCCCTCGGCCATCAATGCCAGTTCCGCACGCCCCCGTAAACGTGTCACCGGAGTGCGAATATCATGAGCCAAATGATCAAAAGCTTCTTTAAGTCCGTTGACCAGACTTTCAATTTTATCCAACATGCGATTGCAAAGAACCTTAAGCTCTTCCAACTCGTCATCATTTCCGGTCACGGGAACACGCGTGGATAACGATCCGCTTTCAATTTTTTTCATCGACACGATCAACTCACGAACTGGAATCAATGTGCGGCTTGAAAGAAACAGCCCCCCGACAAAACCGATCAAAGCCACCGGTAACAACATCCACCAAAACATCTCGCGGATATTATTTAAAGGCTCTGAAAAGTTATCCATATTGCGCGCCAATACCAAACGAGTTTCGTCAGGCAACGTCATCCCGGCCACAATCAAAGATTCAAAATCCGCCGATTTTTCAGTGACAAAGTCAAAGTGCTGCTCTTTTTGATTGATGGATTCCATTTTTAAGTTTTCTAAATCGACTCTTAAAGGCACCTGCGGTTCATGAATGGCCAAGGTATCCGCGCGAGGCGAAACCACCATTAATAAAACGCCAGAATCTTGTAAAAACTGAAGAGAACTACCATAGGTTGCTTCAAACTTTTCCAAACCATGGGTTTGAAGCAGCGGCATGATTTCTTCAAGCTTCGTGCTTAAAGCCGCCTGCTCTTGCTTAATGAAGCCTTGGCGGATTTGAATGTAAAGGTAACTGAAAATGACGGTACAACCTAAAATCAGCACCAAAGAATACGCGAGCGTTAATTTGGTGCTGATTCGAAAGAGCGTCGGCTTAAGACGACTTAAGAACATAGCCTACGCCTCTGACTGTATAGATTAGGCGTGTAGGGAAATCTTTTTCCAATTTATTGCGCAAACGGCAGACAAGAACGTCGACCACATTTGTTTGCGGATCGAAGTCGTAATTCCAAACTTCTTTAAGAATGGTCTGCTTACCGATGATTTTATTCGGATTGCTCATGAATAAATCCAGCAACACAAACTCCCGCTCTTGCAGGTCCAATTTGCGGCCCGCACGAACAACGTCACGGTTCAAGCGGTTTAGCTTCAAATCTTGGAATACCAATTGAGTCACTTCTGAAGTTTTTTGCGCGCGCTTTAATAGATTTTTGACCCGGATTTGAAGCTCTGCCATCGCAAATGGTTTAGTCAAATAATCATCACCGCCCATGCTGAGACCTTTAAGACGGTCATCCAGTTCGCGCAATGCACTCAAGATAAGGATTGGCGTCTGAACTTCTTTTTCGCGAAGAGATTTTGCAAATGTGTAACCATCCATCTCTGGAAGCATCAAATCCAATACGATGATGTCGTAATTGTTTGTCAAAGCACGCTCATAAGCGCGTCGACCATTCGACTCAACTTCAACTTCGCCTTCTAATTCGCCAAGGCCCTGTTTTACGATTGTTGCGATTTCGTTATCGTCTTCAACTACTAAGCATCTCATAACATCATCCTCTGTAACGTAGCTTACTAATTCGTTATCTGTATTACGCGAACGTCAGCATATACCAGGTTTGTTTCTAAACAAAAGGCGCAAATTTGAAGACGGGCCTGATTTTGCCGCAAATTACATACATTTAATCGAATCAAACATGAGGAAGTTCTAATAGTCGACCCGGTGCAAAAAAACAGGCCCCCGGGTCAAGGAGCCTGTTTCGACATGGTTTAGTTTAGCTTAAAGAGAAGATTATCGTTTAAGTTGGATAACCTCGTTTAAAAGTTCATCTGTCGTCGTGATTGTCTTCGCATTGGCTTGGAAGCCACGTTGATTTTGGATCATATTTACGAACTCCGTCGCAAGGTCGACCGTTGAACGCTCTAAAGATTTCGCGAAAAGTTTACCGCGACCAGCAGCACCTGGACCACCCATTGAAGCCGCACCAGAATCACGAGATTCTTTCAAACGGTTGTTACCGACTTTGAACATCGCTTCCGGATTTTCGAACTTCGCAAGAGCAATTTGTGCCAAATCCGCCGCTTGTCCGTTTGAGTAAACTGCCGTTAAGATACCGTCGTCATTGAATGACAAACCCGTGATCGTACCAGCCGCCGCACCATCTTGATTCCAAGAGATAAGGTCTGAGTTCTTACCGTACTGTTTAGTACCATCCAAACCTTTACCACCCTCAGCAATCGCATCACCGAAGTTGATTTTAACTTGTTGACCTTGAAGAGCGCCGCCTTTGAAGTTGAAGTTACTTTCAGACAACTCTTGAGATTCCAATTTACCATCAACTGTAAATTTCAATTTACCCGCACACGCTTGAGACATCATGCCTTCTTCGCCGCCAGTCATTTCTTTACCGTCAACAAGGCCTTTGAATTCCCACTCGCGGTCTGCCGTCTTATTGAAGAAGAAGCTGACCAAGTGTTTGTTACCTTGAGAATCGTACATCTCAACCCCTGTAGAGTAGTGAGAAGTCGAATATGGATCTTTGATATCGAATTTCTTAGTCGCTTCCATGCGCGAGTCTAAGTTCAGATCTAATTTCAATTCTTTAGTGGCTTTCGCTGGGATCAATGCGCGAGGGAATTTAATATCGGTCATTTTATTAACGATATTTCCTTTTTCATCCGCACCGAAGCCTTGTACTTTTTGATTGTCGTTTGTTACCAAGTAACCTTCACGGTCAAAGTGGAAAGAACCGTCACGAGTGTATGATTCGCCGTCAGAACCTTTAACTTTGAAGTAACCATCACCAGAGATAGCTAAGTCTGTTACTTTTTCAGTCGCATCCACGTTACCTTGAGTCAGGATTGGATTTACGGCACCGATCTTAACACCGCGACCAATTTGGTTACCACCAAGGATGCCTTTTAAGTTTTTAGAAATGATGTCTTGGAATTCTGCACGGCTGGCTTTGAAACCGATGGTGTTCGCATTCGCGATATTATCCCCGATAACCCCCAAGGCCTCGCCTTGTGCTGTCATACCGGAAACACCCGTATATAGTGATGAAAGAATACCCATTCTGACCTCCATGTCGTTGACGTCTTCAATCGGAATCCGTCGTTTGGAGGGCCTCCTCTACGAGGACCGGCCCAAATTATTTAATTTTTAAATCCGCTAATTAACTAAGCCCTACCACTCTGTTAACTAGATCACCACTGTGCTGTCGATGTTCGTGAATACGTTTTCTTTAAGCGCATTCTTGTCCATCACCGTAACCACCGTGTTGTTCTTCACGCTGACGATCAGTGCTGAGTCATTCATTAACACTAATGAATTCTTCGAGCCCTTCGCGTCTGCTCTCGAAATCGCGTCGGTCAGCTTGGTGATATCCTCTGGAGAATAACTGATTCCCCGAGTTCTCATCCGCTCAATCGCGTGATTCGAAAACTTCACTCCTTCAGCCGCTTTCGCTAAACCTTGAGGGCTCACTTGGCCGATGTTGTTTTGCGGCTTTAAACCACCAACACCATCGAGTGTTTCCTTGAAGGAAGGTCCCTTACCCAAGTCAGGTTGTTTAATCCCTTTACCTGGTTGCGGAACAAGTTGATCAAATGTTTGTATCTTCTTTAAGTCTACCATTACTGCGAAGTCTCCTTAGCGATCTTCTCCATCATGTCTCTCGATAATCCTACCGAGTTCATCAGATTAGATTTTGCTGTAGAAGCTGCAGAAGGTGTAGTCTTTTGCGACTCAACACTTGCCTCTTTCTTAGTTTGTCCCATGGCATCATTTTCTTTCAAGTCTAGGTTTGTGACATCATTTGTTTTCTGGTCGTTCTTCATAAGACTTGGGTCCGTGATCTTTTTCACGTCAGTAAAGCGAATCGCTTGATTACCTACGTGAAGAACCGGGCCGTCAGATGAATAACTTACACCTGTGATCATGCCTTCGAAATCTGTCTTGATGCCCATCTTTCTGCCATCAGCCATCTTAGCTTCGGCCATGAATTGATATTCACCTTGAGGCGACTTCATCGCTTTTTCATCTTCACCATTCCAAGTGAGTTTGTTAGCTCCCTCTTTCAGGTTTTTTAGATTGTAAGTACGAACAACATTTCCTTCCGCATCGCGAACTTTCACCGTTACTTCCGCTGCGGCCATTGGCAAATTAAATTTGAAATCGTGATCTTTGTCATTCACGCCGCGAACGACTTTGGATGAATCTCCGGCAACTGCTTTACCGATCAAGTTCAAAGCTTGGAAGTTTTCTGAAGGCTTCTGGGCATTCTTTAGCTCTTCCAATGTTTTGTTCATGTTCTGCATTTGCTCTAGTGATGAGAAGTTCGCCAGCTGGGCGGCCATCTCATGCGACTTTAACGGATTCGTCGGATCTTGATTTTTCATTTGCGTTAGCATCAGCTTAAAGAAAGCATCTTTATCCAAACTTGGATTACCGGCCGTGCGAACTTTTTTCGACGGATCCGTCCAATTGGCATCCACGATTTTATTCAACACCTCGCCGACGTTTTCGCCGCCGACTTTATCCTTGTCATGAGCACTTACATTCGACGCTCCCAAATTTTCGGGCTTTGTTTGCGTCGCTCCGAAAGCGTTCACTCCAAGTTTTGCGTTTACCATCGTCATTATTGCTCCAGTTCCGCGGCTCTGCCGCTACACACTGCCCTCGTGGCGGTTAAGCCACTAAATTCAAGCCACTGCCTTTGCCTTCAACTTCGCGGTTCGCCGGACGGCTTGCCGTTTCGATGGGTTGAAGTGGATCACGCTGCTTTTTTCCATACCCACGTAAACCTGAAACGTCGGACCAAGATTCTCTGCGTCCGGAGTTGCCAAAGTTTTCGTTAAACTGGTTCCAGAATTGACGAGCTTGATCTCGATTCTGTCCGTTCATATTGGTTTGGTTTTGAGTCGCCGTATCCGTCGATGCTGAGTTCACAACATCTACCTTAACATTTTCCATCGACAGTTTGTGAGCAGCAAGACTGGTTTTCAGTTCAGCTAGACTAGACTCAATCGTCTTTTTCGCTTCTTGAGTATCCGCCGACATTTGCATGTTCACTTTACCGTCCTGAAGCATGACTTTCAGGTGAATGGTTCCCATCCCCTCAGGAGTCATCTGCACTTTCATCTCGCCGCCACCTTGTTTGATAAGGTATTGAGCTTGATTCATGACTTGCTTCACGGCGGCTTCGTTTTCTGCCGGTGTTGGCGTCTGTCCTGGAGCGACAGGTGCTGCCATCGGCATGCCCATGTCTGCTTTTAAGGTTTCACCCTTAATTGGTGCTCCGTGAACCCCCTCTAAGCCCGAAAGACTTTGCTTAAAGTCCGCTTTCTTTAAAACTTCTCCCGCAGCTTCACTCGCCGCACTGACGGCTTTTTGCGCGACCTTGCTTTGAGGGTTTTGCTGCATGAATGAAGAGTCTTGTCCTGATGAATTAAACTGCTCAGCTCCCGCCTGGTTTTTTGCCTGAGTTGCAACCACCGACGCGCCCATCACGGGAGCTTCAGCTTTAGGCGCCTGCGCGGCTTGCTGGAATTCGTCGATCAAGACCGGCTCTTCACCTTGAGTGGCTTCCCCATTCTGGGCTTGGGCAGTTTCTGCGTGTTTTGCCGCTAACGCCGCTAACAAAGCAGGAGACATCGCCTCTTTCATCTGCCCACGCAAATGCGGCGGAAGTTTATCAAGCAAAGAATCTTGCGGAACTTGAGGCAAATCTTGCGGTGCCATCGCGTTCTTGGCAAACGAAGACTCGTCGACTTCGAGATTCTCCATGCCAGTTTGCATTGCCGTGTCCGTCAAGTTTTGTAGACCTGGAGTCATTGACGGATCTGCCGGAGCCACTTTAGGATTTGCCCAGAATTTAGAATTAAGCTGATCCACGGACTTCATAAGCATATCCTGGCGGCCTTGCGCCGACGCGATACGCTCTTGCATTCCCTGGTTCGTTAATCCCGCACCAACCATCATGCTAGGCTCTTTAGGAGCTTGAGGCATTTGATTGAGCTGAGCCAAAAGCGATGCGTACATCGCTTGAGCTTTCTCAGCATCTTCGGCAGGCAAATCCAATTGAGAGATTACGGCTTCGGCCGTATCCTCTGGAGCCATCTTTAGTTGGGAATCTTTCAGCTGGGCCATCGCCTCTACAAGTCGTGTAGGAGGGATTTCGAATTCACTCTCGAATGAGTCCATGAAATCTTGTATTGCCTGCTGTCTTCCCGTCGTTTTCTTGGTGGGCTTAGTTTCTGCCCTTACGACCTCTGGTTCCGGTTTTTCTTTCACCTCTTTCGGTTGTTGCTGCTTGGTCGACATCTTGTCATCCAACGCTTTTCCGAATGAGGGCTCGGATCCATTTCCTTTAAAGTCTTTATCTATCGGCTTTTTATCCAATGGAGACTTTAAATCGGTCGCAGCCACCTTCGGGCCAACGACGCTTGCTAACAAATTATTCCTCCTTCCGTGGAGTATTATTTATTCCGCTACTTACCAGCTTCCGTTTTCGCACTTGCAGGGGCTCGCTTATAACCAGCGAACATCTCTGAAAGAACTTGAGCTTTATCTGGTTTCAACAAATTCATAATATCAGCGGCATTCTTCTTTTTCATACGTCCAAGTATTTCAACTGCCAAATCCTCGTCCATTGTCTCAAAGACTTTGGCCGCTTGCGGGGCTTTCATATTGGAATACATTTGGACTAAAGTATCGACTTTTTCAGAATCGACTTTAACACGTTCTTCTAAAATGCCGGAAATCTTGGTGCGCATCCCTTCCAGATCCTTAAGGCGTTTATCAAGTTCTTCTTTTTGAACTTGCAGTTCTGCTTCCATACGATTGAGCTCTTCTTCTCGTGCATCGAGTTCTTTTTTGCGATCATTGAGCTTTTGCAAGTGATCTAAATCCGAAGCCGTTAATGCCGCCGGTGCTTCAGGCTTTGCTTCTTTAGCTTCTTCTGGTTTTGTCGTGGAGGCGGCGGGAGCTGCGGGTTTAGCCGGTTCAGCGGCATAAGCTTCACCGCCCATGGTGATTTCAATGCGCTTTACAAAGCTTTCAACATCTTCATGATAAAGAAATCCATAGATGGCCATAAGCAAGCCCATGAATGAAACACCCACGATTTTCCATGGAATGCCGGATTTTTTTCTTTTCTTGGGCTGGCTCATTTTCATACGGCGACGGATTTGCTGTTCCAGTTCTTCTGATGAAAGATCTAGATCTAATTTGGGCGCATTTGATTTTTTTTGAAAGCGTACAGCGTTAGAGCGGGAAGATGTAGGATCAGCTGCTTTGCGTGCATTTTGGAAAAATTGATCGTATCCGCTCTTCATGTATTTTTATTCCTTCGCTTTAAAGCGCAAAATACTTTGTTCATCCATTTCTTTTTGATCGTCTTGCAGGCGTTTTTGACGATATTCTTCGAATTGGTTTTCGCGCATCTTTTCTATGATTTTATATTCCTGCGCGGCTTGTTTCAAAATTTCTCGGCGCGACTCGACCAATTTTTCCGCTTCTTGGACCTTCATCTTCTGTTTTTCGATCAAGACTTCCTGACCTTTCAAGAACTCATGAACCTGGGTCAGAGCTGGACCTTGCGAACCGCCTTGTTTTACAAGCTGGCCGGCACTTTCATGGGCCATGGTCTTTTGTTGAATCATGGAATTAAGCTTAGCGTTTTCTTGGTTCAAATACATCGTGGCTTCCTGAAAATCCTTTTGCTTCAGATTTTCCGTCAACTTGCGATGTTCTAAAACTTTTTGCAGTGGAAATTTAAATTTCATCTAAAGACATCCTGTCTTTATTAAGCATTCATCAGAATCTGTTGCATCATTCTTACGGTCTGAGTGAATGTCGTGGGATCCTCGACTCTTTGCTTTAAGAAGTCATTCACCCCGTCGATGACCTTTACGGCCTTATCAATTTTTGGGTTGGAACCCGGTTTATAAGCACCAATATTAATTAAATCTTCGGCCTCTTTATAAACCGCCAATGTTTCACGCAGCTTTTGCGCTAAACGAGCATGTTCACTCGACGTCACGGCCCTCATCACCCGACTTGCGCTTTGCATGATATCAATGGCCGGGAAGTGGCCCTTTTGCGCCAAGGCACGACTTAATACGATATGTCCATCAACGATCGAACGAACCGAGTCCCCGATGGGATCATTCATATCGTCCCCTTCAACCAGAGTCGTATAAAATCCTGTGATACTGCCTTCACCTTCAAAAGATCCGGCGCGCTCTAAAAGTTTTGGCAAGGTCGCAAATACACTGGGCGTGTATCCTTTTTGTGAAGGAGGTTCCCCGGTGCTCAGACCGATCTCCCTTTGGGCCATGGCAAAACGAGTCACTGAATCCATCATCAATAAAACATTCTTACCTTGCGAGCTAAAGTACTCGGCTAAAGCGGTCGCCACATAGGCGCCTCGCATTCGCAGCAAAGGACTTTGATCGGAAGTCACACACACGACCACTGAACGTTTCATACCCTCAGGCCCCAAATCGTGTTCGATAAACTCACGGACCTCACGACCACGCTCACCAATCATCGCGATCACATTAACATCGGCATTGGTGTTTCGGGCCATCATTCCCAAAAGGACCGACTTACCCACACCCGAGCCTGCCATAATTGCGACACGCTGACCTTGCCCTGCGGTTAATGCACCATTAATGGCTCTAATGCCAAGGTCTAGGGGTTCCCGAATCGGGCGACGCATGAGGGGGTTACGAACTTCGCTATAAAGAGGAATTTCGCGGAAATTTTCAACTTCGCCTTTAGCATCCAACGGACGGCCTAAGCCATCAACGACGCGACCCAAAAGCTCATCCCCCGCTCGGACTGTCGCGATTTGACGATCCAGAGTGATTTTAGAACCTAACGCAACTCCACGCATGTCGTTCAGGGCCATCATCAAGACGTGTTTGTCTTTAAAGCCCACGACTTCGGCCAAAAAAGATTTCTCCATGCCGGAAGGGTTGATCTTAACGATGCTGCCCACACTTGCACCCGGAAGATATCCCTTAATCAACATACCGTTGACCTCCGTCACCTTGCCACTATCCTTTGTTAAATGGATAGAGTTGACGACATCGGAATACTTTTCCAAATTCAAGGAAAGATCGCTCATTAGCTTGCAGCCTTGTCTTTAACTTTAGGAATATTTTCAGAAAGAACACTCCACAGCTGCTCTACACGTTGTTCAATACGCGCATCGACTTCGCCATAGTTTGTTTCTACGATACAGCCGCCATCACTGACCTCGGCACTTGGCTCAAAACGAATGCGCTTAATGAATTCAAACTCACGGCCGGATTCTTTTTTTAGCTCCTCGAGGAATTCAAACTGCTTTTGGGAAACTCGCACAGTGATATTTTCTTCGTCTTGCGACAAGCTCACCGCATCTTTAAGGATCTTCACCATGGCCTCATTATTGCCTTCGAGCTCCGTTTTCGCTAAGCGTGCGGCCATTTGAAAAACAAGTTTAATCAAATGCGCTTCGTTAAAGGTCGCCATTTCAGATTTAATATCTTTGATACCGTTTAGAAGAGTATCCATGCTTTGCATGCTTTCCGCGATTTGTGCCGAAACCTTGTCGAAAGCCTCTTTACGGCCTTCTTCCAGACCCAGTTTATAAGCTTCTTCATAGGCACCCTCTTGAATCTCTTTTAATTTTTCAAGAGCCGCTTCTTCGACTTTTTCTTCTTCGGTATTTTGCTCTACTTGATCGATGCCTGTTTGCACTCGAACCGCATCATTCATGCGGAAATCAGAACCCTTGGTTTTTTCTGCTAAGTATTGCAAAGCTTGCTTAGGGGTGCCCAAGTCAAATCGAGCTGGCACAAATTCCAAAACAGTTTTATCCGCCACATCCTTAGGAAGGACGGCCTTGATTTTTGGAGATTGACCGGCAGAGCCGCCTTTATTAGACCATTGCATCTTCTGAACCACCACGAGCGATTAAGATTTTTCCTTCGGCTTCTAAGCGACGAGCCACATTGACGATCTCTTGTTGAGCTCCTTCGACGTCGGACAAACGAGAAGGTCCCATATTCGCCAAGTCTTCGCGCAACATCTCGGCCGCACGGGCGGAGATATTTTTGAGGATCTTGTTGCGAATATCTTCGCTGGCTGTTTTGAGGGCCAAAAGAAGTTTTTCGTTCGGAACCTCTTTGAGAAGAGCTTGAATACCACGGTCGTCGATTTTCGCGATATCGTCGAAGACGAACATAAGCTTGCGGATCTCTTCGGCAAGAAGAGGATCTTTTTCTTCCAAGCGCGACATGATCGCCGTTTCCGTGTTTTTGTCCATAACGTTGAGCATTTCGGCGACAGGCTGAACCCCGCCCAGTGCTGCTTGTTCGACCGTAGCTGTATTTGATAATTGATTTTTCAAAACGCGATCGATTTCCGCGATAAGCTCTGGATCGACGTGTTCTAAGTTCGCCATACGCAGAACCACTTCGGCTTGCAAGGCTTCAGGAAGACGTTTAAGGACCTCACCTTTTTTCTCTGGCTCTAAGTGCGCCAAGATAACGGCAACGGTTTGTGGATGTTCATTCACTAAGAAGGTCGCTAACGACTTCGCATCCACCATCTCTAAGGATTCTAACGAGCGAGATCCACCGGCATTGATATTCAAACCGCCCAGGATACCACGGGCGCGCTCTTCTCCCAGAGCATCCACGATCGTGTCCTTAGCGGAGATACTTTCAGAGAAAATATAATCTTCAGTCTCTGATATCATTTCATAGAACTCTTCTAGGACACGTTTAGTCACGTGAACCGGAACGACACGCAATTTGCTCATTTGGTTGATAAGTTTTCGAATGTCTGCGTCATCCATACGGCGCAATAAAACTTTCACCGCATCACGGCCAAGATAATTAATCAGGATCGCGGCTTTATCAAAGCCCTTCAAATGTTCGTATTCGATATTATCCGATTTATGAAGTTTCATTACGTATCCTTCCTTACCAGCCACATGCCAAAGGCATTGGCGGCCTTTTCTTCGTCACGACCCATGCTGGCCATGATACGATCTTTAAGAAGTTCGCTTTCCGCTTTTTCTGGATCAATAGATTCTTGCAATACCGGTAACGCCGTCGACATACCTGGAAGCGTGTTATCAACCGATTGCAGCTCTTCAAGTTCTTCGATAGTTCTTGGCAACATTTCCTCTACGGAATCTTGGAAGCTGTCCGTGATCCACTGCATGAAGGGACGCACGACGATGAAGAAGAACAAGGCCAAGCTGAATCCTAACAAAGCCCATTTGAATAAAGCATGGATCA from Bdellovibrio bacteriovorus encodes:
- the fliG gene encoding flagellar motor switch protein FliG, which codes for MKLHKSDNIEYEHLKGFDKAAILINYLGRDAVKVLLRRMDDADIRKLINQMSKLRVVPVHVTKRVLEEFYEMISETEDYIFSESISAKDTIVDALGEERARGILGGLNINAGGSRSLESLEMVDAKSLATFLVNEHPQTVAVILAHLEPEKKGEVLKRLPEALQAEVVLRMANLEHVDPELIAEIDRVLKNQLSNTATVEQAALGGVQPVAEMLNVMDKNTETAIMSRLEEKDPLLAEEIRKLMFVFDDIAKIDDRGIQALLKEVPNEKLLLALKTASEDIRNKILKNISARAAEMLREDLANMGPSRLSDVEGAQQEIVNVARRLEAEGKILIARGGSEDAMV
- a CDS encoding FliH/SctL family protein, translated to MQWSNKGGSAGQSPKIKAVLPKDVADKTVLEFVPARFDLGTPKQALQYLAEKTKGSDFRMNDAVRVQTGIDQVEQNTEEEKVEEAALEKLKEIQEGAYEEAYKLGLEEGRKEAFDKVSAQIAESMQSMDTLLNGIKDIKSEMATFNEAHLIKLVFQMAARLAKTELEGNNEAMVKILKDAVSLSQDEENITVRVSQKQFEFLEELKKESGREFEFIKRIRFEPSAEVSDGGCIVETNYGEVDARIEQRVEQLWSVLSENIPKVKDKAAS